GAAGACGCCAGCCTCGCCGCCTTCTACCTGTTGTCGCTCGCCGCCGGCGTCATGATCGTGTCGCTGCGCGGCCGCAACCTCGACCTGCTGCACGTGCTGTTCGGCTCGGTGCTGGCCCTGGACGACGGCTCGCTGCTGCTGATCGGCGGCATCGCCACGCTGACGCTGTTCGGCCTGGCGCTGCTGTTCCGCCCGCTGGCGCTCGAATGCTTCGACCCCGCCTTCCTGCGCGGCGTCAGCCGCTGGTCGCCGGTGGCGCATTACGGCTTCCTGATGCTGGTGGTGCTCAACCTGGTGAGCGGCTTCCATGCGCTGGGCACGCTGATGGCCGTCGGCATCATGATCCTCCCGTCGGCCGCCGCGCGGCTGTGGGCGCACGAACTGCCGGCGCTGCTCGGGCTCGCCGTCGTCTTCGCCGCGGCCAGCGGCGTCGCCGGCCTGCTGCTGTCGTTCCATGCCGACGTGCCGGCCGGCCCGGCCATCGTGCTGATGTGCGGCCTGGTCTATTTCGCCTCGCTGCTCGCCGCCCCCGGCGGCCTGCTCGCCGGCCGCCTGCCGGTGCGCCACCACCTCGAGTCCTGACCTTCCCGGAGAATCCCATGCGCCTGCCGTTCCACCGCGCAGCGGCCGCCGCCTGCGCCGCGCTGCTCGCCCTTCTCGCCGTTCCCCGCGCGAATGCCGCCCCTGCACTGGAAGTGACCGCCAGCTTCAGCATCCTGGGCGACTTCGTGCGCCAGGTCGGCGGCGACCGCGTCGCGGTGCGGGTGCTCGTCGGCCCCGACGAGGACGCTCACACCTTCCAGCCGCGGCCGTCGGATGCGCGCGCGCTCGGCCGTTCGAAGCTGGTGGTGGCCAACGGCCTCGGTTTCGACGACTGGGTCCTGCGCCTGGCCAGTTCGGCCGGCTTTCGCGGCAGGATCGTCGTCGCCAGCACCGGCGTGCGCAGCCTCGGCATGGAGGACGGCGGCAGCCACGGCGGCGAGGACGGCCACGGCCACGATGGCGGCATCGACCCGCACGCCTGGCAGGACGTGGCGAACGCCCGGCGCTACGTCGCCAACATCGCCGACGCGCTGGCCGC
This DNA window, taken from Thauera sp. K11, encodes the following:
- a CDS encoding metal ABC transporter permease, producing MYDLLVSPFIDFAFMRRALAGCLALALGATPVGVFLLLRRMSLMGDAMSHAILPGAALGYLAFGLSLGAMTVGGIVAGIVVVLAAGVVTRASILKEDASLAAFYLLSLAAGVMIVSLRGRNLDLLHVLFGSVLALDDGSLLLIGGIATLTLFGLALLFRPLALECFDPAFLRGVSRWSPVAHYGFLMLVVLNLVSGFHALGTLMAVGIMILPSAAARLWAHELPALLGLAVVFAAASGVAGLLLSFHADVPAGPAIVLMCGLVYFASLLAAPGGLLAGRLPVRHHLES
- a CDS encoding metal ABC transporter solute-binding protein, Zn/Mn family; amino-acid sequence: MRLPFHRAAAAACAALLALLAVPRANAAPALEVTASFSILGDFVRQVGGDRVAVRVLVGPDEDAHTFQPRPSDARALGRSKLVVANGLGFDDWVLRLASSAGFRGRIVVASTGVRSLGMEDGGSHGGEDGHGHDGGIDPHAWQDVANARRYVANIADALAAADPDGAAAYRANAERYAGQLKALDAEIRATLGALPATRRKVVSSHDAFGYFAHAYGIRFLAPVGVSNDAEPTAQGIAQLIRQIKAEEAPAVFVENIADPRLIERIRSESGARVGGTLYSDALSAAGGPAPDYLSMMRHNLKGLKEALSPR